Proteins found in one Microcella daejeonensis genomic segment:
- a CDS encoding TrmH family RNA methyltransferase, with product MIDNPRSPRVRAAAKLSKRAQRAETGLFLVEGPQAVDEAVRWRPELIREIFVTPAAEERGSALIRDARAAGIRIEQVTGPVLDAIADTVTPQGMVAVCATFPLSLDEVIAARPRLIAVLEEVRDPGNAGTIIRVADAAGADAVILTGTSVDPFNPKAVRATTGSLFHVPVVVGVELQPTLDRLRAGGARILAADISGHDLLVERAAGGLDAPTAWLFGNEARGLTPEQLALADAAVIVPIYGRAESLNLATAAAVCLYESAFAQRSVGVSSV from the coding sequence GATCGCCCCGCGTGCGCGCGGCCGCGAAGCTCTCCAAGCGCGCCCAGCGCGCCGAGACGGGGCTGTTCCTGGTCGAAGGGCCGCAGGCGGTCGACGAGGCCGTGCGCTGGCGCCCCGAGCTCATCCGCGAGATCTTCGTCACCCCCGCCGCCGAGGAGCGCGGGTCCGCCCTCATCCGGGATGCCCGGGCGGCGGGCATCCGCATCGAGCAGGTCACCGGTCCGGTGCTCGACGCGATCGCCGACACCGTCACCCCGCAGGGAATGGTCGCGGTCTGCGCCACCTTCCCCTTGAGCCTCGACGAGGTCATCGCCGCGCGACCGCGCCTCATCGCGGTGCTGGAGGAGGTGCGGGATCCGGGCAACGCCGGAACGATCATCCGCGTCGCCGATGCCGCGGGCGCCGACGCCGTCATCCTCACAGGCACGAGCGTCGACCCCTTCAACCCCAAAGCGGTGCGGGCGACCACCGGCTCGCTCTTCCACGTGCCCGTCGTCGTCGGCGTCGAGCTGCAACCCACGCTCGACCGTCTGCGGGCGGGGGGCGCGCGCATCCTCGCCGCCGACATCTCCGGGCACGATCTGCTCGTCGAGCGCGCCGCGGGCGGGCTGGATGCCCCCACCGCCTGGCTCTTCGGCAACGAGGCCCGCGGGCTCACGCCCGAGCAGCTCGCGCTCGCGGACGCCGCCGTCATCGTGCCCATCTACGGGCGTGCGGAGTCGCTCAACCTCGCCACGGCCGCCGCCGTCTGCCTCTACGAATCGGCCTTCGCGCAGCGCAGCGTCGGCGTTTCGAGCGTGTAA